One Edaphobacter flagellatus genomic region harbors:
- a CDS encoding anti-sigma factor family protein — translation MVLNCRHVWDYISGYLDNTLDAQTRADVEKHLEHCEICSAVLDSTRNILILTADDRVFELPVGYSERLHARLAQAMLEIPLDEPESSA, via the coding sequence ATGGTTCTGAACTGCCGCCATGTCTGGGACTATATCTCCGGCTATCTCGACAACACACTCGACGCTCAGACGCGCGCCGATGTTGAAAAGCATCTCGAGCACTGCGAGATCTGCTCGGCAGTACTCGACTCCACACGCAATATCCTGATTCTCACAGCCGACGATCGTGTCTTCGAGCTTCCAGTCGGCTACAGCGAACGCCTCCATGCGCGCCTCGCGCAGGCTATGCTTGAAATTCCGCTGGATGAGCCTGAATCCTCTGCATGA
- a CDS encoding NUDIX domain-containing protein, which yields MSIKTISSREVYRNPWTSVREDVIERANGQRGIYGVIDKDPASIIIPLEKTAKGEFVYLIEQFRYTVGGRFAEFPQGGWEQADVDPEELARGELREETGLTAEKMTHLSTLQIAYGVMNQKHHVFLAEGLSQGESEPDIEEHDLVLKRVSVQEFESMVLSGEIVDNCSIAAWGLYKIWLEQGRPSRAR from the coding sequence GTGAGTATCAAGACGATCAGCAGCCGTGAGGTGTACCGCAATCCCTGGACGAGCGTGCGCGAGGACGTGATTGAACGTGCGAATGGGCAGCGAGGAATCTACGGCGTAATCGATAAAGATCCGGCGTCGATCATTATTCCGCTGGAGAAGACAGCAAAGGGCGAGTTCGTTTATCTGATCGAACAGTTTCGCTATACGGTGGGAGGGCGTTTCGCGGAGTTTCCTCAGGGCGGATGGGAGCAAGCTGACGTTGACCCGGAGGAGCTGGCCCGCGGTGAGCTGCGTGAAGAGACAGGGCTGACTGCGGAAAAGATGACGCATCTGAGCACGCTGCAGATTGCTTATGGCGTGATGAATCAGAAACACCACGTCTTTTTGGCTGAGGGCCTGAGCCAGGGCGAGTCGGAGCCAGATATCGAAGAGCACGACCTGGTGCTGAAGCGTGTGAGCGTGCAGGAGTTTGAGAGCATGGTGCTGAGCGGTGAGATTGTCGACAACTGTTCGATCGCTGCATGGGGGCTCTACAAGATATGGTTAGAGCAAGGGCGGCCGTCGAGGGCACGATGA
- a CDS encoding sigma-54-dependent transcriptional regulator, with translation MKPMNEVMQRSGAAGPSGVLVGLSPLDVAGDGAAKQQGMDPALHVLVVDDDNAVRKACCAIAEGMGCAVVGADSLARAREILRHQKMDVLLLDLKLPDGGGLALLEQVKTLYPEMAVVVMTAFATVASAVEAMRIGARDYLTKPFALEELTTVIERAGQRMHFDRESRLLRERLRSQQSAEGLIGKSPEMEKLYRILSKVAFSTHPVMILGESGTGKELVARSIHSNGPNAAKPFVAVDCGALVPSLIESELFGHVKGAFTGADRAKEGLLAAADGGTVFLDEIGELPLDLQAKLLRALQEKEVRPVGSTQSRPISARVLAATNRDLAAMVEQGKFRKDLFFRLNVVNLKIPPLRERRGDILLLAMYFLARMEKETGVARTFSDESLRVMQEYDWPGNVRELENAIERACALSSGPVLHMGDLPTQLQDFRMHQHASSTPAVMQHATIEEGEGPIVSIAEMEKQAILGTIRQLKGDKLLAARLLGIGKTTLYRKLKEYGITDVMAGD, from the coding sequence ATGAAACCGATGAACGAAGTCATGCAGAGAAGTGGAGCCGCTGGGCCATCGGGAGTTCTGGTTGGGCTGTCGCCGTTGGATGTAGCCGGGGATGGAGCCGCAAAGCAGCAGGGCATGGATCCCGCGCTGCACGTGCTTGTGGTGGATGACGACAATGCGGTGCGCAAGGCCTGCTGTGCGATTGCAGAAGGAATGGGCTGCGCCGTGGTGGGTGCTGACAGTCTGGCGCGCGCAAGAGAGATCTTGCGTCACCAGAAGATGGATGTGCTGCTGCTGGATTTGAAGCTGCCGGATGGCGGTGGGCTTGCCCTGCTGGAGCAGGTGAAGACACTGTATCCGGAGATGGCGGTGGTGGTGATGACGGCGTTTGCCACTGTTGCGTCGGCCGTGGAGGCGATGCGGATTGGCGCGCGCGATTACCTGACGAAGCCGTTTGCGCTGGAAGAGCTGACGACCGTGATCGAGCGCGCGGGGCAGCGGATGCACTTTGATCGCGAGAGTCGTTTGCTGCGCGAGAGGCTGCGGTCGCAGCAGAGCGCCGAGGGCTTGATTGGCAAGTCGCCTGAGATGGAGAAGCTGTATCGCATTCTGTCGAAGGTGGCGTTCTCGACGCATCCGGTGATGATTCTGGGAGAGAGCGGGACGGGCAAGGAGCTGGTGGCGCGGTCGATCCATTCGAATGGACCGAATGCAGCGAAACCGTTTGTTGCGGTGGACTGTGGCGCGCTGGTGCCGAGCCTGATCGAGAGCGAATTGTTTGGCCATGTGAAGGGCGCGTTTACGGGCGCGGACCGTGCGAAGGAGGGACTGCTGGCAGCAGCCGACGGAGGCACGGTGTTTCTGGATGAGATCGGTGAGCTGCCACTGGATCTACAGGCGAAGCTGCTGCGCGCATTGCAGGAGAAGGAAGTGCGGCCGGTGGGGTCGACGCAGTCGCGGCCGATTTCGGCGCGTGTGCTGGCGGCAACGAATCGTGACCTGGCGGCGATGGTGGAGCAGGGGAAGTTTCGCAAGGACCTCTTCTTCCGTCTGAATGTGGTGAATTTGAAGATTCCTCCGCTGCGAGAGCGCAGAGGAGATATTTTGCTGCTGGCGATGTATTTTCTGGCTCGGATGGAGAAGGAGACGGGAGTGGCACGCACGTTTTCGGATGAGTCGCTGCGCGTGATGCAGGAGTACGACTGGCCGGGCAATGTGCGAGAGCTGGAGAATGCGATCGAACGCGCATGTGCGCTTTCAAGCGGGCCGGTGTTGCATATGGGCGATCTGCCGACGCAGCTGCAGGACTTCAGAATGCATCAGCACGCTTCGTCGACGCCTGCTGTGATGCAGCATGCGACGATCGAGGAGGGTGAAGGGCCGATTGTTTCGATTGCCGAGATGGAGAAGCAGGCGATTCTGGGGACGATCCGGCAGTTGAAAGGCGACAAGCTGCTGGCGGCGCGTCTGCTGGGGATCGGGAAGACGACGCTTTATCGCAAGCTGAAGGAGTATGGCATCACGGATGTGATGGCAGGCGACTAA
- a CDS encoding CocE/NonD family hydrolase: MRRGGWRGSMLSGVLLISAAMYGQTSGADPVAAVPSASELAEYVGQYRMPAEPEVVNAILVQGDSLYIEGERMAALELKPESKDHFAAMGRTLQVEFTRDAAGKVTGLTTTASGPRSGEVSLVRFSTEAKKLNHFRNYVRTEAMVPVRDGAKLHVVVLRPEGSESSGEPLPFLMERTPYGVDGESSEAVNASKPELAASGYIFVFGDIRGRYGSEGKFVMNRPIVEHKTKNDVDETTDTRDTIDWLLKNVPNNNGRVGVYGISYPGFLAMMAGIDAHPAVKAISPQAPMTNIWIGDDFFHNGAFRETYGFDYVQQLEAQKTDVRVESSEDTYNFFLRNVNFAGAAKSAGMSDLPTAKAFLSQPSYTKFWRDMAVEPHLTKVEVPTLEVGGWWDQEDMWGPQAEYAALEPHDTNHEVFLVLGPWNHGGWVPTTRHLGAINFGAATGEVYRKTIEAPFFEKYLKGRPGFDLQDTASFRTGVNEWKRYSAWPPKEGFRAAKLYFAAEHGLSFDMPEGESKAEYVADPANPVPYRQRPIQSTYARGSKWRPWLVEDQRFVSGRKDLANFATGPLDHDVTVTGDVVADLFAATTGSDADWVVKLIDVYPDDAPNGMGGYQLMVADEILRGRYRKSFEKPEPVKPGEVTEYKWSLHGADHTFLKGHRIMVEVQSSWFPLYDRNPQTYVQNVMSAPASAYKAETISIYGSSKYPSHLEFEMPQQ; encoded by the coding sequence ATGAGACGTGGCGGATGGCGTGGAAGTATGTTGTCTGGAGTGCTGCTGATCTCTGCAGCGATGTACGGACAGACCTCCGGAGCCGATCCTGTTGCGGCTGTGCCTTCGGCGAGTGAGCTTGCGGAGTATGTGGGGCAGTACCGTATGCCGGCTGAGCCTGAGGTCGTGAACGCGATCCTGGTGCAGGGAGATTCGTTGTACATCGAGGGCGAGCGGATGGCTGCCCTGGAGCTGAAGCCGGAGTCGAAGGACCATTTTGCGGCGATGGGCCGGACGCTGCAGGTCGAGTTTACGAGGGATGCCGCGGGAAAAGTTACAGGGCTGACCACAACGGCATCCGGGCCGCGTAGCGGTGAGGTAAGCCTTGTGCGCTTCAGCACGGAGGCGAAGAAGCTGAATCACTTTCGCAACTATGTGCGCACGGAGGCGATGGTGCCGGTGCGCGACGGGGCGAAGCTGCATGTCGTGGTGCTGCGGCCTGAGGGGTCGGAGAGCTCGGGTGAGCCGCTGCCGTTTTTGATGGAGCGGACCCCGTATGGTGTGGATGGCGAGTCGTCGGAGGCGGTGAATGCGTCGAAGCCGGAACTGGCGGCGAGTGGATACATCTTTGTCTTCGGCGATATTCGCGGGCGGTATGGCTCCGAAGGAAAGTTCGTCATGAACCGGCCGATCGTGGAGCACAAGACGAAGAACGACGTCGATGAGACGACAGATACGCGTGACACGATTGACTGGTTGCTGAAGAACGTGCCGAACAATAACGGTCGCGTGGGCGTGTATGGCATCTCGTATCCGGGATTCCTGGCCATGATGGCGGGGATCGATGCGCATCCGGCGGTGAAGGCGATCTCGCCGCAGGCGCCGATGACGAATATATGGATTGGCGATGATTTTTTTCACAACGGCGCGTTTCGTGAGACGTACGGCTTCGATTATGTGCAGCAGCTTGAGGCGCAGAAGACGGATGTGCGTGTGGAGTCGTCGGAGGACACGTACAACTTCTTTTTACGCAATGTGAACTTTGCGGGTGCGGCGAAGAGTGCGGGCATGAGCGATCTGCCAACGGCGAAGGCGTTCTTATCGCAGCCGTCGTACACGAAGTTCTGGAGGGACATGGCTGTTGAGCCACACCTGACAAAGGTGGAGGTTCCGACGCTGGAGGTTGGTGGCTGGTGGGATCAGGAAGATATGTGGGGGCCGCAGGCCGAATACGCAGCGTTGGAACCGCATGATACGAACCATGAAGTCTTTTTGGTGCTGGGGCCCTGGAATCACGGCGGGTGGGTTCCGACGACGCGGCATCTGGGAGCGATTAACTTTGGCGCAGCGACCGGGGAGGTGTATCGCAAGACGATTGAGGCACCGTTCTTTGAGAAATATCTCAAGGGCAGACCAGGGTTCGATCTGCAGGACACGGCGAGCTTCCGCACGGGTGTGAACGAGTGGAAGCGTTATAGTGCGTGGCCTCCTAAGGAGGGATTCCGTGCGGCGAAGCTCTACTTTGCGGCCGAGCATGGGTTGAGTTTCGATATGCCGGAGGGCGAATCAAAGGCGGAGTATGTTGCCGATCCGGCGAACCCGGTACCGTATCGTCAGCGGCCGATTCAGTCGACGTATGCGAGAGGATCGAAGTGGCGTCCGTGGCTGGTGGAGGACCAGCGTTTTGTCAGTGGACGAAAGGACCTTGCGAACTTTGCGACTGGCCCGCTGGATCATGATGTGACGGTGACGGGCGATGTTGTCGCGGATCTTTTTGCTGCGACGACAGGAAGCGATGCGGACTGGGTGGTGAAGCTGATCGATGTCTACCCAGACGATGCGCCGAATGGAATGGGTGGCTATCAGTTGATGGTTGCAGATGAGATTCTGCGTGGTCGATATCGGAAGAGCTTCGAGAAGCCGGAGCCTGTGAAGCCAGGTGAGGTGACGGAGTACAAATGGAGTTTGCATGGAGCGGACCATACTTTTCTGAAGGGCCACAGAATCATGGTCGAGGTGCAGTCGTCGTGGTTTCCGCTGTACGACCGCAATCCGCAGACGTATGTGCAGAACGTGATGAGTGCTCCGGCGAGCGCGTATAAAGCGGAGACGATCTCCATCTACGGATCGTCTAAATATCCGTCGCATCTTGAATTTGAAATGCCGCAGCAGTAG
- a CDS encoding UBP-type zinc finger domain-containing protein, whose product MRCKHLNEVQDVTPSAKGCEDCLKVGGWWVHLRICKICGHMGCCDSSPNKHATKHFHATKHPIMRSMEPGEDWGWCYMDEVELDFSKDKFHHG is encoded by the coding sequence ATGCGATGCAAACATTTGAATGAGGTCCAGGATGTAACTCCTTCGGCAAAGGGATGCGAGGACTGCCTGAAGGTTGGCGGATGGTGGGTGCATCTGAGGATCTGCAAGATCTGCGGCCATATGGGTTGCTGCGATTCGTCGCCGAATAAACATGCGACGAAACATTTTCATGCGACCAAGCACCCGATCATGCGGTCGATGGAGCCGGGCGAGGACTGGGGCTGGTGCTACATGGATGAGGTGGAGCTGGACTTCTCGAAGGACAAGTTTCATCACGGCTGA
- a CDS encoding AsmA family protein gives MLSWVATVVLFLVVILAVSIEVIIHRAAPILKSRVIETLSTRFDSRVELDGFSVSAVKGLEVSGEGLRIYAPDAVVEAGAKDPLISLGHFSFHADLTGLFKKPMHVGTVHVRAMTIHIPPREMRQQAPAKKERAGKIDIVVDEIDCADSKLIIGTIKPDKDPKEFDLQHIVLRNVGPDSPWRYNATLVNAIPTGDIHATGSFGPWVNDSPGDSSVTGQYTFEHADLGTIKGISGMLSSKGEFSGQLNRIVVDGETETPDFALDTANRAMPLTTRFHAIVDGTSGDTYLQPVQAKLKDSAFSCTGAIVNIKGVGHDIDLVADIPDGRIQDFLQLGVKTQPVIMTGRLTTKTKLRIQPGDESVTRRMHLDGSFRLRAIHFTNPAWQDKVDMLSLRARGEAKAAKPGAEDVSSWMDGRFVMDRGDLRFSKLTYVLPGADINLAGAYSLDGKDLDFTGKVRTKAMLSQMVATWWKSWLLKPVDPFFKKHGAGAEIPVKISGTKGEPKFGLDLKHKDGE, from the coding sequence GTGCTTAGCTGGGTGGCTACGGTTGTCCTTTTTCTTGTGGTCATACTGGCCGTATCCATTGAGGTGATCATCCATCGCGCGGCTCCAATTCTGAAGTCGCGCGTTATCGAGACACTGAGTACGCGGTTTGATAGCCGTGTTGAGCTGGATGGTTTTAGCGTCTCTGCTGTGAAGGGGCTGGAGGTTTCCGGCGAAGGGCTTCGCATCTATGCTCCTGATGCTGTTGTCGAGGCAGGGGCGAAAGATCCACTGATCTCGCTTGGGCACTTTTCATTTCATGCCGACCTGACGGGGTTGTTCAAGAAGCCCATGCACGTAGGCACAGTTCATGTTCGCGCTATGACGATCCATATTCCTCCGCGGGAGATGAGGCAACAGGCACCCGCCAAAAAAGAACGTGCCGGCAAGATCGATATCGTTGTTGACGAGATCGATTGCGCAGATTCGAAACTGATTATCGGGACGATCAAGCCTGATAAAGATCCCAAGGAATTCGATCTGCAACATATCGTTCTGCGAAATGTGGGACCGGATTCTCCATGGCGCTACAACGCGACACTGGTCAATGCGATTCCGACGGGGGATATTCATGCTACGGGAAGCTTTGGCCCGTGGGTGAACGACAGTCCGGGCGATTCTTCTGTGACGGGTCAATATACGTTTGAGCACGCGGACCTGGGGACGATCAAGGGCATATCGGGGATGCTGTCGTCGAAGGGAGAGTTTAGCGGTCAGCTGAATCGCATCGTTGTCGATGGGGAGACGGAAACGCCGGACTTCGCGTTAGATACTGCGAATCGTGCGATGCCGCTGACGACGAGATTTCATGCCATCGTGGATGGAACGAGCGGCGACACATATCTTCAACCTGTCCAAGCGAAGTTGAAGGACTCTGCGTTCAGCTGCACAGGCGCGATCGTCAATATCAAGGGTGTGGGGCACGATATCGATCTCGTGGCCGATATTCCTGATGGCAGGATTCAGGACTTCCTCCAGTTGGGAGTGAAGACGCAACCTGTGATCATGACGGGCAGGTTGACGACGAAGACGAAGCTTCGGATTCAGCCTGGGGATGAGAGCGTGACCCGCAGGATGCACTTAGATGGAAGCTTCCGGCTGCGAGCGATTCACTTTACCAATCCTGCATGGCAGGACAAGGTGGATATGTTGAGTCTACGGGCGCGAGGAGAGGCTAAAGCGGCGAAGCCTGGCGCAGAAGATGTCTCTTCGTGGATGGACGGACGATTTGTGATGGATCGGGGCGATCTACGCTTCAGCAAGTTGACGTATGTTTTACCTGGCGCAGACATCAACCTTGCAGGTGCCTATTCGCTCGATGGCAAAGACCTGGACTTTACAGGGAAGGTGAGAACGAAGGCCATGCTGTCGCAGATGGTCGCTACGTGGTGGAAGTCGTGGCTGCTGAAGCCAGTCGATCCGTTCTTCAAGAAGCACGGTGCTGGTGCCGAGATCCCGGTCAAGATCAGCGGCACCAAGGGCGAACCCAAGTTCGGTCTCGATCTGAAGCACAAAGACGGCGAATAG
- a CDS encoding sigma-70 family RNA polymerase sigma factor yields MIEKVLGGQTETFHELIRPYERSVYMMTLSLLRNEAEAEDAAQETFIKAYRALGRFRAEARFSTWLISIALNEARARLRRKQPALTDSIDDTSEGSVTPAQLTDWREIPSASLERQEVRTLIRRALAELPLAYREVFVLRELEERNVQETADALGITIASVKMRLHRARLMLQKQLAPQLKSVVPTSRRRFPWF; encoded by the coding sequence ATGATCGAGAAGGTGCTAGGCGGGCAAACCGAAACCTTCCACGAGCTCATCCGCCCCTACGAGCGCAGTGTCTACATGATGACCCTGTCGCTGCTTCGCAACGAAGCCGAAGCCGAAGATGCCGCGCAGGAGACATTCATCAAGGCCTACCGCGCGCTGGGCCGCTTCCGTGCCGAAGCACGCTTCAGCACATGGCTCATCAGCATTGCACTGAATGAGGCGCGTGCGCGCCTCCGCCGCAAGCAGCCTGCACTGACTGACTCCATCGACGACACCTCCGAAGGTTCCGTAACCCCGGCCCAGCTTACCGACTGGCGTGAGATTCCCTCCGCATCGCTGGAGCGGCAGGAGGTCCGCACTCTCATCCGGCGCGCCCTCGCAGAGCTTCCTCTCGCTTACCGCGAAGTCTTCGTGCTTCGCGAGCTCGAAGAGCGCAACGTCCAGGAGACCGCAGATGCCCTCGGCATCACCATCGCATCCGTGAAGATGCGGCTTCACCGTGCGCGCCTGATGCTGCAGAAGCAACTGGCGCCGCAGCTGAAGTCCGTTGTGCCAACCAGCCGCAGGAGGTTCCCATGGTTCTGA
- the bufB gene encoding MNIO family bufferin maturase, with product MPANRFNGFTDYGVGIGLRVPHYRHILEKKPLVDWFEIISENYMIDGGRPLTILDSILDQYRVVQHGVSMYFGSAEPLSREHLKRLKNLVRRTKTPWLSDHLCWGSVDGTYTHDLLPMPYTFEAAKNTAEKIRQAQDFLEIPIAVENVSSYAEYHVSQMTEWEFLNEVVEQADCGILLDVNNIYVSSQNHTFDPHTYVNSVPAERVAQIHIAGHSKFEKYILDTHDHPVLDPVWALYARAIERCGPTATLLEWDDRIPSFEEVHAEALKANQYLHAQQPLAVTA from the coding sequence ATGCCGGCAAATCGTTTCAATGGCTTCACGGACTACGGCGTCGGAATCGGCCTGCGCGTACCGCACTATCGACACATCCTCGAAAAGAAGCCTCTCGTCGACTGGTTTGAAATCATCTCCGAAAACTACATGATCGACGGCGGCAGGCCCCTGACGATTCTCGACAGCATCCTCGATCAGTACCGCGTCGTACAGCATGGCGTCTCCATGTACTTCGGTTCTGCCGAGCCACTCTCGCGTGAACATCTAAAGCGGCTGAAAAACCTCGTGCGCCGCACAAAGACACCCTGGCTCTCCGATCATCTCTGCTGGGGCTCCGTCGATGGCACCTATACACACGACCTGCTGCCGATGCCATATACCTTCGAAGCGGCAAAGAATACGGCAGAAAAAATCCGGCAAGCCCAGGATTTCCTCGAGATTCCCATCGCCGTCGAAAACGTCTCCAGCTACGCCGAGTACCACGTCTCACAGATGACAGAGTGGGAGTTCCTCAACGAAGTTGTCGAGCAGGCCGACTGCGGCATCCTTCTCGATGTCAACAACATCTACGTCTCCTCGCAGAACCACACCTTCGATCCACACACCTACGTCAACAGCGTCCCTGCCGAGCGGGTCGCGCAGATCCACATCGCCGGTCATTCCAAGTTTGAGAAATACATCCTCGACACGCACGATCACCCTGTCCTCGATCCTGTGTGGGCGCTCTACGCACGCGCCATCGAGCGCTGCGGCCCAACGGCTACCCTGCTTGAGTGGGATGACCGCATCCCCTCCTTCGAAGAAGTTCACGCCGAAGCGCTGAAAGCCAACCAATATCTTCACGCACAGCAGCCGCTGGCGGTGACAGCATGA
- a CDS encoding DUF2076 domain-containing protein, whose product MTPQEQQMLQGLIQRVNQTQLQEKDIDAEEMLQQTLGRNPDALYILAQTVLVQQYALDQARQQLDQLRQQPRRSTSFLGNLLGHDQPTQSAPPPLPPAYAQQPQYVPVPAYGSGYAPGYGMPQQGGFLRGAMQTAAGVAAGALAFEGIESLMHGFGNAAGYGSGFGGAERPEIVNNYYGDTASHEGHLSPDIEDRRGESQFSQAVDNNDHGDSLMSGSDSNGTDDDSNSFADDSSLDDSSDFSSDFDSGSDDSNF is encoded by the coding sequence ATGACACCGCAGGAACAGCAGATGCTTCAGGGTTTGATTCAACGCGTCAACCAGACCCAGCTTCAGGAGAAGGACATCGACGCCGAAGAGATGCTCCAGCAGACACTTGGGCGCAACCCTGACGCACTTTACATTCTCGCGCAGACCGTACTCGTACAGCAGTATGCGCTGGACCAGGCCCGGCAGCAGTTGGATCAGCTACGCCAGCAACCGCGCCGCTCCACCAGCTTTCTCGGCAATCTGCTTGGTCACGATCAGCCGACACAGTCGGCTCCTCCTCCGCTTCCCCCGGCCTATGCCCAACAGCCCCAGTACGTTCCGGTTCCAGCTTATGGCTCCGGTTATGCCCCCGGCTACGGCATGCCGCAACAAGGAGGCTTCCTGCGTGGAGCCATGCAGACGGCTGCAGGAGTTGCCGCAGGAGCACTCGCCTTCGAAGGCATCGAAAGCTTGATGCATGGTTTTGGCAACGCCGCCGGATACGGTTCAGGTTTTGGCGGTGCCGAGCGGCCCGAGATCGTCAACAACTACTACGGCGACACCGCGTCACACGAGGGACATCTCTCCCCGGATATCGAAGACCGTCGCGGCGAATCGCAGTTTTCGCAGGCTGTCGACAACAACGACCACGGCGACAGCCTGATGAGCGGCAGCGACAGCAACGGTACGGATGATGATTCGAACAGCTTCGCAGACGATTCCTCGTTGGACGATAGCTCCGACTTCTCCAGCGATTTCGATTCCGGCAGCGACGATAGCAATTTCTAA
- a CDS encoding HvfC/BufC N-terminal domain-containing protein has protein sequence MSASALYTLQKQMANAVMRPLTRDEQMRKRDKDNRSVVDEAASFIRPNDRLTSFERLEIYNRQYWFRVFSSFEEDFPGLKAIVGTRRFERLMRAYLEAHPSRSFTLRNLGSSLVHWLQQNPPYTEPVTDMAIAMAALEWAHIEAFDNAQWPPLTADEIASLNDDSRLSVQPYLRLVAAAYAVDDALLAIKDSSHAAGTQASNAVNIHLVRRTRTRKPRPEQIYLAVHRHEDTVYYKRLSREDYRLLEALRRGAGFGDAIESAFAGSTLPEEARPAHIQSAFQYFMQMGWLCPYRTPEAL, from the coding sequence ATGAGCGCATCCGCTCTGTACACCCTGCAAAAGCAGATGGCCAACGCCGTCATGCGCCCGCTCACACGCGACGAACAGATGCGCAAACGCGACAAAGACAATCGCTCTGTCGTCGATGAAGCCGCATCGTTTATTCGCCCTAACGATCGCCTCACCTCGTTTGAGCGCCTCGAGATCTATAACCGGCAGTATTGGTTTCGCGTCTTCTCCTCTTTCGAAGAAGACTTCCCCGGCCTGAAAGCAATCGTCGGCACACGCCGGTTTGAACGACTGATGCGCGCGTACCTCGAAGCGCATCCATCGCGCTCCTTCACGCTTCGCAACCTCGGATCTTCGCTCGTGCACTGGCTCCAGCAGAACCCGCCGTACACCGAGCCCGTTACCGATATGGCCATCGCAATGGCCGCGCTCGAATGGGCACACATCGAAGCCTTCGACAACGCGCAATGGCCCCCACTGACGGCAGACGAGATCGCATCGCTCAACGACGACTCCAGACTCAGCGTACAGCCTTATCTGCGCCTGGTCGCTGCAGCCTATGCGGTCGATGATGCTCTGCTCGCCATCAAGGATTCGTCGCATGCCGCTGGCACGCAGGCATCGAACGCCGTCAACATTCACCTCGTCCGGCGCACGCGCACACGCAAGCCGCGTCCTGAACAGATCTATCTGGCCGTCCATCGGCACGAAGATACTGTCTATTACAAGCGCCTCTCCCGCGAAGACTATCGCCTGCTCGAGGCACTCCGGCGCGGCGCTGGCTTTGGCGATGCCATAGAATCTGCATTCGCCGGAAGCACCCTTCCTGAAGAAGCGCGTCCTGCGCACATCCAGTCCGCATTTCAATATTTCATGCAGATGGGGTGGCTTTGCCCCTATCGCACACCAGAGGCCCTGTGA
- a CDS encoding DoxX family protein, giving the protein MSTLTRAASIHATFCNVADKLCSPFLLAVRLYWGWQFFQTGLGKLRNQAKIVDFFTSLNIPFPAFNAHFVSGLEFFGGILLILGLFSRPISFLLTCSMFVAYWTADHDALVAIFSNPDKFYGATPYPFLCAVLLILIFGPGKLSLDTFIAKRFYPYMHMPRWGTDAATTN; this is encoded by the coding sequence GTGAGCACACTTACCCGCGCCGCATCCATCCACGCTACGTTTTGCAATGTAGCCGACAAACTCTGTTCGCCCTTCCTCCTCGCAGTCCGGCTCTACTGGGGCTGGCAATTTTTCCAGACAGGACTCGGCAAGCTGCGCAACCAGGCAAAGATCGTCGACTTCTTCACATCGCTCAACATTCCATTCCCGGCGTTTAATGCCCACTTCGTCTCGGGGCTGGAGTTCTTCGGAGGCATTCTTCTCATCCTCGGCCTCTTCTCCCGCCCCATCTCATTCCTTCTTACTTGTTCAATGTTTGTCGCCTACTGGACTGCCGATCACGACGCATTGGTTGCGATCTTTTCCAATCCCGATAAATTTTATGGGGCTACCCCCTATCCATTTCTTTGCGCGGTTCTGCTGATCCTGATCTTCGGCCCCGGTAAGCTTTCGCTTGACACCTTCATCGCAAAGCGATTCTATCCGTATATGCACATGCCGCGATGGGGAACGGATGCCGCCACCACAAACTGA
- a CDS encoding CDGSH iron-sulfur domain-containing protein: MPGFVMLGSSFEESERLSMSDQAVKITVRPNGPLRVEGPISLTDADGKHWDLTGKPAISLCRCGASEKRPFCDGSHNRIGFQCQASPANLT, encoded by the coding sequence ATGCCTGGGTTTGTTATGCTTGGCTCATCTTTCGAAGAGAGTGAGCGTTTAAGTATGTCGGATCAGGCAGTCAAGATTACAGTTCGTCCCAATGGGCCATTGCGGGTTGAAGGGCCGATTTCGCTGACGGATGCGGATGGAAAGCATTGGGATCTTACCGGGAAGCCGGCGATCTCGTTGTGTCGCTGCGGGGCCAGTGAGAAGCGCCCGTTCTGCGATGGATCGCACAATCGCATTGGCTTCCAGTGCCAGGCGAGTCCTGCAAATCTTACATAG